Part of the Puntigrus tetrazona isolate hp1 chromosome 10, ASM1883169v1, whole genome shotgun sequence genome is shown below.
AAAACAAGTGCACATAACCTGGGCTTCCCCATGGAAATTAAACATAGAAAAGCACATCACAGGCCATTAACCTAAATACTGTCCTATTTCTTTGATCCGCTGGGTTTCCATGCATCACCTTGTAACAATAGGATTAATAAACCTCCCGTCCAACAGAGGAATATCAGAACAGACACCAGCATTCAGAGCGTTACGCTTGATCCGTCTGCTCCTGTATCGAACTGTGGCCTACCAGAAACACTAGATTGACTGCAAATGGTTGGCATGTGTGGCAagttgtttaaacatttattcctTACAAGcatctatttgtatttttcgCCACTTGAAATCCAGTGGTGACCAGCCAGTTAAGACTTTCAGTTCCACTAGCAACCGGTCATGACATACTAGTATTTGTGTCATTGCTACTAGTCACTATCGGAGTACTATCGAAAAAACGGAAATTTGTGAAGAGGCAATATCATGCacatgcatattacaaatcCGTGCAGATGCATAGCATTTCTTTACATAGTGACTTCAATTAGCACCTTTTTATGGGAGTGGGCGTTTTTTGGCACCATTTGTTTCTCTGATTGGTGCCGATATCTTAGATAAATGTAGTTTATCCACCAAGAATTCCTCCGTTAAActttattccttttaaaaacacgttaaaaaaaattggactgacggcttaaaaaacaaaagtatattCCACCGATAAACAACCTCACGGCTCACTGCTATATAAGGTttgtaagtaaaaaaattttaacgTTAAAACCTTTGTTGTGCAACACATCCATAAAATACCAGGACTAGTAAAACTTGCAAAGGTACCAGAAACAACTGGGTCCACCAGAGATGGCAAAGCTTTTACAATTAACAAATAGGAATAGAAAGTGGGTATAGTGGGGGAATACATATATaagcaaagaataaaaattcTGATTTTAAGGAATGCATGTTAAGACAGCTTGCCACATGGTATGTAATATAAAGGGCTTAAAGGTAGTAACATAAATAGATACTATGCAACTTTCAggattaaacattaaaacagcttgCCATATGGAATGCAATAAAAGCGTAAAGcttaagaaaaacaacaaggcAATGGCAAATTGATAACATAGAGGTAGTTAAAGGCCCTGATGGCCTTCGAAAGAGCCTCTGCAGCTCTTCATCCCCTCATGACCGAACACAAGCAGAGCAAAAAGCCCTCAGCAGCCCAGACTGCAGCAAACGCATCGATTAAAGCAACACCTTTACCTGGCCGTGATGGATCCGTTATTGTCAGAATGAAGAGGAGAAGCACAAAACCACCGCTGTCAGCCTTCGGCAACATTTATCCTCCATTCATAGTATCTTACACCGGAGAAAATGTGCGAGAGAAAATGCAGTTGAAGCAGCAGCCGCCGCCGATGTCGAGAAATAAATCACAACGGAAGCCTATTCCGCGCGCTTTGTGTGTTCCGTCGATCAGAAATAAGCTTCGGTGCTCGGATGCGTTGATTTCAGGTGGCTAGGGTCGGGATATAGTGTCATATTCCATGGCCGTTTCCTCCGGCTCGGTAACACGGGCTTAGGACGGATATAAAACAAGATGGCTCCGCCACCGTCCCATCAAAACAATCCCAACCATGTTCTCCAGCCCACAGACGGGAGGAGGCGCTTATAATCAACCCCTCGTAATAATACATGACATTTTCTTCACGTCTCACCGTTCACGCGGATGTTTCATGAAATATTACACTCTGGCGAGCAAACGCGTTTTAAGCGCGTTTCTTTTATAGCAGCGAGTCACGTGACTAGCGTAAGAAATATAGTTGGCACTATAGGGCCTATAATCTATGTACAAAAGTTTGGGaccagtacatttaaaaaaaaaaaagattacttttatttaacaagaaatgtttccaAAGTTACACTTGCAGTCCATTTATTTTCTGCTTCAAAAATAGGCGGttctttttacactttttattcataaaaaaatgtgaagaaatgttaaaaaagaaaaagcacaacaTTGAAGAACATGACAGTACAAGAACAGAACAAGAAACATTCTCTATTTTTGTTGTATCTTACCAACCCCCCAAAAAGATACAAATTAAGTGAACAGTTTATCATCTATATTTttcaaagttgtaaataaaacttaattaaaattacttaaacttaaaaaattacTGGGGTGCATTTTCGCAAGAGAATTCAACGTGATTCAAATCATCGCCGTTTCTTTGTAATCACTTGTGAATATTGCTACAAATTTCTAAGTGAAAAGTAAATTTTACAACTTTAATTTTTCCAAGTGTAGCGTATTGCAACAAACGGAAATTGAGAAAAGCTTGTTGTCACACTATATGTGGTAAATGGTCAATCATGGGTTCTTCTGAAAAGTTCAACAGTAAAGCAATTACGAAAtacttctgtgtttttctgaccaacatgcattatatacaaatacatagcgtgactgaaaaacagatattacaaaaacaatgttCAAACTTAGTTTCAAGAAAATAATTCGAAGAATCTGTTTTAGTCCACTCCTAATGACAAAAAAGACGATCTGCTTTCTTCTGTCAAACCCTGCAATCATATGTTGTGTTAGAGTAAGCTCACTGGGTTTGCAAAAATGGATTCAACAACTGAAGTGTGTGTAAAATACAGATGGtgaaataatacacacaaatatgtaGAACGCCTTTTTATTGTGCCCCGATATCTTGAAAGAGGTCTTCAGCATCATAAAAGATCCTAAAATTCAGGACGACTGAATCGGTTTCGTTCAAAACAAATCAAGGCCAGGAAAGAACTGATTGCATAAAGTGATTCACCTGATGTCGATGCTAATGAAAAACTGGATATGTAGGTCTTGCAAGTTGCACATCTTTTTACCTTATACAATGAAGTCCAGtttcacagtttaaaaaaaaaaagggaagtaaaataaaaccaataaatattTGACCCTGCCCGTGCTCGAGTTTTTGTTCAGTCTTTAGACTCAGAAGTAATCGGCAGCTTTCCTCCTCTTGGGCAGCTGGAGGAGGTTGTCTGTGATGGAGGCCGGGTCCTGTGTGGCTGGTGTTCTGGTTTTCCCAGGTGTTGGTGTGGAAGTGGCCGGGCCTCCGAGAGGAGTCTTCGAGCCCATGCTCCTGTGTGCAGGTGACGGGGTGTAGCTCGCCCTCAGGGCTTTATCTGTGTATTTGCTGGATGATCTGTTTACTAGACGCTGAAGGGCTGGAGACAGCAACGCGGGACTCAGTCCCTTTGGAGTGAGGCTGCAATACATATGAATAACCATTTAGTACACAACATAAAGGCAGGTTTTAATTTGCACGTGTAAACCAAAGTTTCTTTTTACAGTAAAACGTATTTGCAGTAAAAATGCAGTCTGAAATAGTGGTCCGCcaatatttgtagaaataaaagaaaaagcaagtaATACTGAAACCATTAGTTCATGTATTAATCATGAGCTCCAAAGGTGATGATCTCAACTTTGTTCATATAAAAGTCCCATGCGCTGACAAATCAAAAACTGCCAAATAACAACCAATATTTTGCCTATATATAAATCAACCACTAGTCTGAATCCACATTCAAAATCTgggatttcatttaaaagttagAGCAAAGTTTTGGAATTCTGAAAACAAACTACAGGgtaaaaaattaagatttaaaattatattaaatatatacattaacatattaatgcatttagtgtttgatcataattaaagcaaaatggaGGATGAtccaaataaaaatgctttttaacccattaaaaaaaaaatcttattgattTTCTTTACCTTGCAAGGTTTTCAGTGACTTTTCGCAGTGCCTCCTGTTTCTTAGCTCTGTTTTTTGCCGCAGCCTCATTGGCCATTTTAAGTCCCAAACGCTCTCTTCTCCCAGGCTCTGGAATCTGGAAAACATCCATAAAAACAaccattcattattattattattattattattaaagtgcaCGCTGCCAtctaacacatttttttctgatgacATAAAACTGGTTATCAGTAAAACTCACATTTTCAGTTCATATAAGCAAATGCATGAAACCAAGTGATACTCTATTTAGAAATAAACTGGACCTTGAATGAGGGACCGTGACCTCTCTCCACAAGTGGCGTATCTGAGCCATCGAGACGAAACGGAGTGCTTTCGATCTCACCCCAAGTCATCAGAGGAGACTCTGCAACaccttaaaatcaaacaaaccaCCCATAAAAACATGACACAAGTACTTGtatacaagcaaaaaaaattgtttatatatacatacatacatacatatatatatatatatatatatatacatatacatacatacatatatatatatatatatatatatatatatatatatatatatatatatatatatatatatatatatatatatatatatatatatatatatatatatatatatatatatatatatatatatatatatatatatatataaaatcattaaagctTTTGTAGAAATActtacaattatttttgcatgcaaatataaatagtaGAACAACTCTTAATAGGCATGGACTTCTATATTATAACTAAtctcaaataaaatgaatggcaCTCACCGGGAGCAGGTGAGGCTTCTCCTTCAAATCCGTATCCATTCACTTTGGGGGATTCGTGAGGAAGGAGCTCTTTGCCGTCTGGACCAACCTTACCTTGTTTAAACTACACAGCGCAGAGAAATACGCAATTAATTCagtcatatttcattaaagCGGTTTATGACATAATGCGGACCAATAAGATGCAGAGGAGAGTGTTACCTGTGCGTTGAGTGCAGCAGCTTGCTGGATTTGGGATTTGTTCAGGGCTTTACAGAAGGGGTCAGCATCAAACCGTGTGTTCTTGTACAGGACCTCCCGTGGCTTCTTGAACAGCGTGTCATCTTTTTCACCTTTTGgggaacaaaataaacatgcgATGAGTCCCTGGACACacgcatattaaaatgacaccAATATTGCAATAACAAAATATCACTCTTCATAATCAAGCTATTACCAGTTCATTTACATGCctgagaaaatattttgtatttatatactgaTGCAGATCCTTGATGCAAAACGTTACCTTCAGGGTAGTACATGAGAGCGTTTTTGGCCTTGTACTGCCATGTTTCCACTCCTGCCTTGGTGCACTCAAGCGCCTGTTTCTCTGTGGACGGCAGAGCGAGGTTTTGCTCGTGCCTCtttaaataacagaataataaacaatatcaGACCTCAAAACAACCCACCGATACAAAACTCAACGATATGTTGTagctattatttttgttgtacctctttaaattcattttcCGCCTCATAGAGCCACGCATGCCTCAGCTTGTCCTTGTCCTCCGCGAGCTCCATTATCTGCTCAAAGGACGCGTTGTCTTCACTCGTGTTTTTAGCAAGAAAACGGTCCAGAGACGGAAGATCCTTCtcctctgttttttcagcatCTTTTCCTGAAACACGACACAGAACGCATGTAGCGTACATCTTCAAAGACCCAAAATCCCctctttaaaactgaaaaaaacaaatcaaatttaacaagaacttaagtttttttttatttgtgcatgtgtAACTTGATATTGCCATGTCtgcataattaaatgtaaaaaaatacaatgaaacaaaattaaaaaagcctTTCACAATGTACTTTAATTCATCAAATAAGCAAGAGATGATATGTAATAGTTTTAGCCGAGGTCACTTACCATCGTCTTTCGCTGCTCTGTGTTTGCTCTGTGAACAAGAGGGAGATGCACTTCGACCGTCTGGGGTCTCAAATGTTGAGGGAGTCGTATCTAAATGGGTACgaaattattttggatgagtTTGTTGCCTCATCGagacagatttggagaaaataAGCATTACAtaatttgctcaccaatggatcctctgtagtgccgttagaatgagagtccaaactctTATTCGTTCAAAAACATCAAGTAATTCACACTTCATTctatcaattaatgtcttgtgaagccaaaacaaaatatgtttgcgTAACAAATCCGAAAAAGTTACAAACATGTAGTTTTTTGCCTcgcaagatgttaactgatggactggagacACATTtgtttgacctttttttaatcagctgtttgaactttcATTCTGACAGCACCCGTTCGCTGCAGACGACccaaataatgtcatttttgggtgagctattccatTAATATAAATCACAAACGGCAGGAAACGTGACTCACAGGGCACATAGGTTCGTGGGGTGTATTTAGCCATCACAGACCCGTATTTGATGGCAATCTCCCTCATCCGCTCCAGATCTCCGTTCTCCTCCGCTTCCAGATAATCCTTCTGCGCTTGAAGTTTGGTGACATCTGGGAAAAAATCCCTCTGGATGATCTTCTCCAAACTCTTTGGAAGAAATTGTGACGGCATTTAAGCAGATATAAGGATGGTGTTTACAGGTGATACACGAAACTCAATCGCCTGTTCCTGTATAACACTGGAAAACTGGTCTTATTTTGTGTAAACTCACTGGTGCTAAAGGTCACcgtctttttaataataatgaaaaaaaacaagtgtatTCAATGAATATGTTTCAAAACACGTATGTATTAAAGATATACAACAAATTATTGAATGATTATTAATACAGTGTATTATGTCAGAAAACATCCTTTTGTAAACAGTATAAAGACTGACTCACCTCAATATATTCATCTTCATCAAGAACCTTTCTGTTCGGTTTATTGGTCTCCTTCACATCATTCCTGACGGCGACTGTAGTAACATCAGACTTCAGACtcaaagctttttctttgaactctgtcatatttgtattttaataggAGTAACTGTTCTTTTACGGTAATTTTAAGTCCAAACGTCGCGTCGACGTTGTTTACGTTAGCCTGTGACGTTACGCTAAGTACTCTTTCGAAATGCCATCAAGATGTgtttaaaacctattttaaCAACAGCTCGcgataaatattaattttaaccacctcttaataaaaaaaaaaaaaataaccgaAAATCTACGTAATAACAACAGCTGAGCACGCGCAGGAAGAGCGTTTTCTTCTGCGCATCATTTCCGCTAAACTACGAAACAGAGCGACTCTCCATCGCCACCTATTGGAGAGCGGCcgagtttgttttgtttgtttccccGTATTGGTTACTACGCATGAATTTTAATGAACGTTTAAACAGCACATTACTTCGGTGAACACGGTAAGCAATAAACAGTTTATTTCAGACCATAAGTGCAATAAAAGGAATGATAGGTTTCAAAGCTTTTAATATAAGTTAAGACAAGACACCAACAGACATCACCATAATTTAAGATGTTAAACATGCTGTGGAAACAAACTAGCCCGAAATTGAGCATAACAATGGTTTTCCCTGTAGTGCCTTGCCTTAGCAGATAATATTTAAGATATGTGGagatacatttgcatttaagtGTAATGCAAAGCTTCGGAGtcctcaaaaatgaaaagtatatGAATCAAGACTAACAACACTTTTGATGTCATGGAGAGCAACAGCGATCGGTTAGGCTGAAGagagctttaaaatgaatatgccTTTGCTCCCTATAATCATCTGCCTTAATGATAACAGTCTGATACACATTAAAGAAGCTATTTTTGTAAGAGATTAACAAAATCATAGCCAGAtgtaaaaaatcagtttttttgctgttatgTTGAATACAGAGGCCGGTCTGTCTGAAACTGCTCGCAATGGCGTACATggatattttaattaacttaaagAAACATTCCCAGTATGACCAGAGgcagagctaaaaaaaaaaacaacaacaactgcatATTCAAATATAACGTAACAAGCAGTACGCTATTAAGTGGATGGCTTATGTGATCCTGCACATGAACCATATCATGAAGCCTTCAATCTTTTAAAAGGCCAAAATATGGAATGGCAAAGacagcactgcaaaaaaattattttcttagcGTTTTTGACTAGTTTTCCCATCACaaatatctaaatgtttttaactcaAGACATATTTGCTtgagaattaaaatgatttaagataaaaaatgtACCACAATCAAGTGCTTTTTATGcttaaagcaagaaaaaaatgtcaatcaGGTATGAAAAATAATCtcgtatttctatatattttgttagttttaagCATGAACTCGTTTGATTTCGaacattttgtttctcaaaTAAACGTGTTGATGTCTGGAAAATAATCTTTTGCAGggaacactgaaatatttacgGGTGAAGAGTGTAATTTCTTCAACATCGAACAGAATGAACTAGTTTTAGACAAATGGAAGCTAAACAGAAgccatgcatttctttttttccagtacGCTCTCTTGAGGTCACGACTTATTTTTGCAAATCCGTTTAATGCTGCTTAGTGGCTGGAAACTACACACCTCAACTTTAAGCTCTTATTGGTCACATGTGGATATAACagaattaaactaataaatacagaCTGCTATGGTGTGATAATAGAGGCCCACTGTCTTTTGTAGCAATGCTCAGCACCGGACCTTCTCGGCCCATTAGGAGCTTCTTGGCAAGTCGCTGTGAGGTTAAGAGCAAAGGCACGTATTTTGAAGCAGAAGCGACGAAATCACCGCAAATCCATCACGGTCACACTCCCGTCTGTGATGGTGACGTGCTGACTAGCCTGGGCACAAAACACAGATGCAGAACCTTCATTATAGAGCGCATTAAGAGGAATGACGACGTAGATCAATCAAACAGGGTCTgtggaatatttcaccc
Proteins encoded:
- the ess2 gene encoding splicing factor ESS-2 homolog; the encoded protein is MTEFKEKALSLKSDVTTVAVRNDVKETNKPNRKVLDEDEYIESLEKIIQRDFFPDVTKLQAQKDYLEAEENGDLERMREIAIKYGSVMAKYTPRTYVPYTTPSTFETPDGRSASPSCSQSKHRAAKDDGKDAEKTEEKDLPSLDRFLAKNTSEDNASFEQIMELAEDKDKLRHAWLYEAENEFKERHEQNLALPSTEKQALECTKAGVETWQYKAKNALMYYPEGEKDDTLFKKPREVLYKNTRFDADPFCKALNKSQIQQAAALNAQFKQGKVGPDGKELLPHESPKVNGYGFEGEASPAPGVAESPLMTWGEIESTPFRLDGSDTPLVERGHGPSFKIPEPGRRERLGLKMANEAAAKNRAKKQEALRKVTENLASLTPKGLSPALLSPALQRLVNRSSSKYTDKALRASYTPSPAHRSMGSKTPLGGPATSTPTPGKTRTPATQDPASITDNLLQLPKRRKAADYF